GCGACGTCTGGCTCGTGACCGAGAAGGCGAAGTCCCGGCTGATCACGGGCGCGATGCTGCCCGAGAAGGCCGAGCTCACGGTCGGCGACGGGAGCCGGGCGCTCCTGCGGCTCGGCAACGGCACGGGCGTGTTCCTGCGCGGCGGCGCCGTCGCGTCGATCGGCGCGGGCCAGATCGAGCTCAAGAAGGGCGAGCTCTGGGCGGACATCCCGGCCGACGAGCGCGCGCTCGGGCGGTTCGTCGCGGGCGGGGTCACGGTCGCCGCGGCCGACACGGGCGTGGATCTCAAGCTCGCGGGCGGCGAGGTGACCGTGTACGTGGCGCGGGGGCTCGCGGTCGTCGAGGCGCCCGGCGGGCGCGCCGAGATCGAGGACGGTGAGCAGGCGCTCGTCAAAGGCAAGGCCGCGCCGCAGGTCTCCCCGGTCGCGTTCTGGGAGGACTGGACCGGCGGCATGGCGGACCGGGAGCTGCTCGCCGGCATCGGCGGCAAGGCGGCCGGCCGGATCTACGGCATCAACCGCGATCGCCCCGGCTCGCCGCCCGAGGAGCTGCAGATCGCGGCGCAGGCCGTGCGGATCTTCGTCCGCGACGGCGTGGCGCACACGACCGTCGACCAGCGCTTCTTCAACCCGTCGAGCGAGCCGCTCGAGGGGTGGTACTGGTTCTCGGTTCCCGAGGACGCGGCGGTGGAGCGGTTCGCCATGGAGGTGAACGGCGCGCTCGTGGACGGCGAGATGATCGAGCGCAAGCAGGCCGCGGCCGCGTACGAGGCGGCGGTCGAGGCGCGCGTGTTCGACCCGGCGCTCCTCGAGTGGGTGGACGGCCGCACGTTCCGGGCGCGCATCTTCCCGATCCCGGGCGCCGGCGAGCGCCGCGTCGTCCTCTCCTACATCCAGCTTTTGCCGCTCGCGGACGGCGTGTACCGCTACGTGTACCCCATGGGCGGCGGCGAGGAGACGCAGATCCAGGAGTTCTCCCTCGAGGTCGACCTCGGCGACGAGGGCAAGGAGATGGAGATCTCGACGCTCGAGGACGCGCGCATCGAGCAGGACCGCACCCGCGTGACGATGCGGCGCTCCGGCTTCACGCCGCGCTCGGACTTCCTGCTCGAGATGCGGCCCGAGGAGGAGCGCGAGCCGATGCGCGCCATGCGGTTCTCGTCCGGCCGCGACGAGGCGGACTACGTGATGCTCCGCTACGCGCCCGAGGTCGAGTGGGGAAAGGTCCAGGAGGTGCCGGGCGACGTGGTCGTCGTGCTCGACACGTCGGCGGGCGGCGACGACGCGGACCGGCGGGTCCGGACCGACGCGGTCGAGGCGATCCTGCGCGCGCTCTCGGCGGGCGATCACTTCGCGGTGCTCTCCGCGGACCTCGTGCCGCGCGTCCTGTACCCCGAGAAGGGGCTCGCGCCGGCCGAGGAGAAGCACGTGGCGGCGGCGATGGAGCGGATCGCGGACGTGGCCTCCGCGGGCG
The nucleotide sequence above comes from Pseudomonadota bacterium. Encoded proteins:
- a CDS encoding VWA domain-containing protein, encoding MSRFHASVAIALCAVLVVACDDPPPEKLPPLSARVELASGDVWLVTEKAKSRLITGAMLPEKAELTVGDGSRALLRLGNGTGVFLRGGAVASIGAGQIELKKGELWADIPADERALGRFVAGGVTVAAADTGVDLKLAGGEVTVYVARGLAVVEAPGGRAEIEDGEQALVKGKAAPQVSPVAFWEDWTGGMADRELLAGIGGKAAGRIYGINRDRPGSPPEELQIAAQAVRIFVRDGVAHTTVDQRFFNPSSEPLEGWYWFSVPEDAAVERFAMEVNGALVDGEMIERKQAAAAYEAAVEARVFDPALLEWVDGRTFRARIFPIPGAGERRVVLSYIQLLPLADGVYRYVYPMGGGEETQIQEFSLEVDLGDEGKEMEISTLEDARIEQDRTRVTMRRSGFTPRSDFLLEMRPEEEREPMRAMRFSSGRDEADYVMLRYAPEVEWGKVQEVPGDVVVVLDTSAGGDDADRRVRTDAVEAILRALSAGDHFAVLSADLVPRVLYPEKGLAPAEEKHVAAAMERIADVASAGATDLGAMFGAALGLVHEAVQPAVVYVGDGLATVGETTPDELAERLRRTLGDSRARVFTIAVGADADTALLERIARVGGGRSFRIDTAEQAVQEALRFAGMVKTPTITDLVIDVGAGLDQVFSTVAGKVTEGEEVVLFARTHHALPNRIKVKGRLGGEAFEKAYDTEVEKGAGMGYIPALWARAYLERLMGEGLTAKRGTVISLGLSYGLMTPFTSFLVLESDAAYMMQGIQRRPRYLRVSELGEARDGVEIAKAAAEIPLGLFGCSEMQAGSAPEQEVSEDRVRQMLPSTPASGPSGVASQTGTAAPSPTDMPVAAAPSMPRRESAKKGGADELDDLLGGGKMDQAERKPMEEGAMGRDMSGEATGTIGLGLLGAIGSGAGGGGTGAGYGRGGGGAMASAPKVKRDEASMGRRLATEKPEPATASQKDTQIAVGNPYAVIKTN